The sequence TGCACAAGGGCGTGGCCGACGCGCTGAACCTGAAGATCAAGGGCTTCCCGGCGTGGCTCTTCCACCGCGCGTACCACCTCAAGGCGATGCCGACGTGGAACCGTAAGATCCGCATCCTGTTCGACTGGATCCTCGGCGGGTTGTTCCGGCGTGAGGTCATTTCACTGGGGCAGATCAACAACCCGAAGGACGAGTTCGCCCGGGTTTCGAAGTCCTGACGGTTTCGCTTTCGAAGGCCTCCTGCTTTGGTGCGGGAGGCCTTCGGCGTTTTCAGGGGTCGCCGACAGCCCGGACATCACCTTGCGTCGCGTGCACCTCGGTCTGGCCGACGGGCTCGGCCGAGGCGTAGCCGACGATCCCGCCACCCAGCACCGCGCCGATCGTAAAGGCCAACGCCACCATCCGGATCGCGCGCCCGGCTTCACAGTGGATCTCCATGCCGCCACTTCCCGTCAATCTGACGATTACTGTCCCCATGACGGTAACCCCGCCTGTCAGTTAACGTCAAGCTGACGATTAAGGACGACTCCGCAACATCGCCGGGTGCAGCACGGTCGCCGGCCCGCGCCGGTACAACGCCGCCGGCCGGCCCGGCTGCCGCGAAACGCGTTCCCCGGTCGGGATCAGGAACCCCTCGACGCCCGTGATCTTGCGGTGGAAGTTGCGCGGGTCGAGCTGCTCGCCCCAGACGATTTCGTACACCTCGCGCAGGTCCGTCATCGTGAACTCCGGCGCACAGAACGCCGCCGCCAGCGTCGTGTACTCCAGCTTGGCGCGGGCGCGCTCCACCGCGTCGGCGATGATCTTCTTGTGGTCGAAGGCGACCTGCGTCCGGGGCCGCAGGACCTTCTCGACCGGCATGAGCACGGCGTCGCGCGCGTCGCCGCCCGCGACGGGGGCCGGGAGCTGGGGCGAGAACGCGACGTAGCAAACGGTGATCACGCGCTGCCGGGGGTCTCGCCCGGGTGTGCCGTACGTGCGCAGCTGCTCCAGGTGTAACGCTTTCGCGTCGAGACCCGTTTCTTCGGACAGCTCACGAGTGGCGGCGTGGTCGAGGTCCTCGGACGTGGAGGCGAGGAAACCGCCGGGGAGCGCGAGCATTCCCTCGTACGGGGGGATTCCCCGCTTGATCAGCATGATCTGCAGGGAACCGTCGTGGATCGTCAAGACGGCGAGGTCGACGGCGAGCGCGACCTCGGGGATCTTCCACTCCTCGGGCTCAGGCATGTTCGACAGCCGGGGAAGCCACCGCGACGGAACTGTCCATAGTGCACAGTGTAGCGGGCGGTCAATATTCGTCTCGTTGACGAGAACGGTCCGTCAGGTCTACCTTGCACCCTGCAAATCGCAACGAGGGAGGAAACGCCATGGTGGAACGCGGGGAAGTGGTGATCGCGTGATCGTCGTCCTGACCGCGCTGGAGGTCGAGCGGTCCGCCGTGCTCGACCGGATGACCGGCGCCACGGTCCGCGCGCACCGGGCCGGCACGCTGTTCCACGTCGGGCAGCTCGGCCGGCGCCGGGTGGCCCTCGGGCTGGTGGGAGCGGGCAACGCCCCGGCGGCCGCCATCGCCGAGCGCGCCGTGGCGGAGTTCTCGCCGGCCGCGATGGTGTTCGTCGGCGTCGCGGGCGGGCTCCGCGACTGGACCCGGCTCGGTGACGTCGTCGTGGCGACCAAGGTCTACGCCTACCACGGCGGCCGCAGCACCGACGGCGGCATGCGGAGCAGCCCGCAGGCGTGGACGCCGGCCCACCGGCTGCTGGAGCTGGCCCGGTCGGTGGGGCGCGCCGGCGAATGGTGCGCCGCGGTGCCGGCGGGCGGCCGTCCCGGCGTCCACTTCGAGCCCGTCGCCTCCGGCGAGGTCGTGCTCGACTCGCGGACGTCCGAGGTCGCGCGGTGGCTGCACGAGCATTACACCGACGCCGTCGCGGTCGAAATGGAGAGCGCCGGCTTCGCGCTCGCCGGCCACCTCAACGACGACCTCCCGGCGATCAGCGTCCGCGGCGTCAGCGACCACGCGGGCGGCGCCAAGGCGGTCACCGACGGGGCCGGGTGGCAGCCGGTCGCGGCCGGCAACGCGGCCGCCTTCGCCGAAGCGCTCATCGCCGAGATCGACGACGAGGACGCGGAAAGCACCGGCGGCCCGGCGGAAGAGCCGCGCGGGTTCAGCAACCTCAACCTCGCCACCGGTGACTCACGGGTGGGGCAGCAGATCGGCGCCGTGTACGGCAACTTGACCGTCGGGCCGCAGCGAGGAGACCGGAAATGACGTTCCCCCAAGGGTTCCCGGGAGTGCGCAACACCAACGAGGCGAGCGGCCAGGCGCACGTCGAGCAGCAGGTGGGCGCGATCTTCGGGGGCACCTTCCACCGCAACGAGACGACCTACCACATCCACGAGTCGGACCCGCCGGAGCGGAAGTTCGAGGTGGCCCTCAACCACCTGCGGGGCGGCACGGCCCGGATGGCGGAGTCGATCTTTGAGGACCTCCTGCACCACGGCGACGCGTCGACCCGCCTCGCCTACCACTACGCCCTTTCGGTGCTGAGCGACCGCTCGCTCAACGAGATCGGCGACGACGTCTACCAGCGGTTCCGGACCGCGGACGTCACCGCTCGGCGGTTCCCGCACGACAGCTGGCGCGCCGCGCTCGACGTCGTGTGGGAGCTGATCTCCTGCGTGTGGCGGCAGGAGATCGGCGAGACGCTCGCTTCGGCGGACCTCGCGAAAGCGCTCTCGAACTTCCGCGAGCTGCCCCGGGACCGGCAGGGCGAGATCACCCGGCACCTCGCCATGGTCCTCGGCGGCGCGCTGCAGGACAGCCTCGACGCCGAGGACGCGCAGCGCGTCCGTGAGGAACGACTGCAGCCCGACCGCGCGGGCCGGGCGTGGAAGTTCTTCGAGCCGGACCCCGCGGCGCCGCGGTACTTCACCACCCAGGCGCCGGCGGTTTCGGCGTCGGAATGGGCGAAGCCGGTGCTCGGCGGCCTCGGTCTGCTGCTCGGCCTGATCACCTTCCTCGGCAGCTTCGGCACCGGACGGCCCGGGATCGCCATCCCCGCGTTGCTGCTCTTCGCGGGCGGCGTCGCGGCCGCGTTCTGGGGTGGCGCGGAACGGGAACTGGCCTCGCGCCGGCTCGTGCAGCGCGATCGCGAACACGGGATCCCGCTGCAGTACCAAGCCGCCGTCTCGCCGGGTCACTGGGTGCGGACGGACTTCGTCGAGCAGATCCACAAGCTGGTCGAGGCCCGGTTCTGGGACGCGCGCCCGCACGTCGAGGGCAGCTGGCTGAACGACACCAGGGGGCTCTGCGAGTACTACAAGTGGCGCTTCGTGGCCCTGTTCGGGAACGCGCAGGTCGAGGCCAACGCCGTCGACTGGCTCATCCGGTGGCACGCGAAGCGGGCGGCGGCGCAGTGGCGCGCGGGGACGTTGTTCGCCTACCGGCAGGAGCTGCGGCCATCGGGCACGGCGGTCGCCGTCCACCGGATCGGGCTCGCCGTGGTGATCTTCGCCGCGCTCTTGATGCTGGCCGGCCAGAGCGGGTTCGCCGTGGCGGCGGTCTTCCTGGCGGTGGGCGGGTTCTTGGCGTTGACCGGCGTCACCAAGATCGTGGCGGACCGGCGGCACCGCGCCGAGGAAGAGCTGCGCGGCCGAGAGCTGCTCGCGGAAGAGGAGCGGGGTTACGCGGACTGGCTCGAGGTCCTGCGCGACCGGCCGGACGACGCGGAAATGGCGCGCTGGCTCGACCTGGACAAGACCTTCCTGAAGACCGAAGCGCTGCGCCGACACGGGCTGAGCAACCGGGACCTGGTCACGCACGTGGTGCTGACCGAAGGGGCGGCGAACGCGCTGCGGGCGCGGGTCATCCACGGCCCGATGCGGTACTCGCGGTACGTCGTGCTGATCTTTTTGCTGTCCGAAAGCGGCGTGCGCGAAATCGAGGTCGAACTCGATTTCCTCACCGGGAACGTGCACAACGAGCAGCGGACGTCGTTCCAGTACACCTCGCTCGCCGCCGCGCGGGTGGCCGAAGTGGGCATCCGGTACGCCGACGGGTGGCGCTACCAGATCCTCAGCGGCGACCAGGCGACGCTGATGCAGTCGGAATCCCTGCGCCGGCGCGCGTTGCGGCTCAGCCTGATCAGCGGTGAGCAGATTTCGGTGGTGGCGGAGAGCTTCGACGGCCTGACCGACACCAGCCTCGAGAGCCAGACGGCGCTCCAGCGCCTCGCGCTCGAGGTGTCCGGGATCGCCGGCGCCTTGCACGTCCTGGAGGCGGTGTCCGCGGAGGGGCGGGACTGGATCAGCCGCGAGCAGGAGCGGCGGCGCCGCCGCTCGGAGGACTGGCGCCGCGAGCGCGGTCCGGGGCTCCTCGACGGCGGCGTCATCGGGGTGTGAGGGGGGATCCGTTGTTCCGGCATTCTGCGCCGGAACAACGGATTTCGGCGTATTGCCGGAAAAAGGCGATTGTGTGCCGGTGAGCGACATGGTCTGGACAACTGGGCGGCGGAGCGGGTAAACCCTTTCTTCACAACGCGGAATAAGTCCGCGCCGGCTCCCTCCCCTCACGGTCCCCTGGAGCTCCCATGTCCTTTTCCCGTACCAGAGCGGCTTTCGGCGCGGTGGCGCTGAGCGCCGCGGTCGTCACGATCCCGTCCACTGCGGCCGCGGCAAGCCCGGCCTTCCCGGCCCACTACGCGGCGCCGTACCTCCAGATCAGCGACGCCGACGCCGGCCAGATGGCCGCCGACCAGAGCGCCACCGGCACGAAGTTCTTCACGCTGGCGTTCCTGACCCCGCAGTCCGGCTGCACCCCGGTCTG is a genomic window of Amycolatopsis lexingtonensis containing:
- a CDS encoding NUDIX hydrolase; its protein translation is MPEPEEWKIPEVALAVDLAVLTIHDGSLQIMLIKRGIPPYEGMLALPGGFLASTSEDLDHAATRELSEETGLDAKALHLEQLRTYGTPGRDPRQRVITVCYVAFSPQLPAPVAGGDARDAVLMPVEKVLRPRTQVAFDHKKIIADAVERARAKLEYTTLAAAFCAPEFTMTDLREVYEIVWGEQLDPRNFHRKITGVEGFLIPTGERVSRQPGRPAALYRRGPATVLHPAMLRSRP
- a CDS encoding 5'-methylthioadenosine/S-adenosylhomocysteine nucleosidase gives rise to the protein MIVVLTALEVERSAVLDRMTGATVRAHRAGTLFHVGQLGRRRVALGLVGAGNAPAAAIAERAVAEFSPAAMVFVGVAGGLRDWTRLGDVVVATKVYAYHGGRSTDGGMRSSPQAWTPAHRLLELARSVGRAGEWCAAVPAGGRPGVHFEPVASGEVVLDSRTSEVARWLHEHYTDAVAVEMESAGFALAGHLNDDLPAISVRGVSDHAGGAKAVTDGAGWQPVAAGNAAAFAEALIAEIDDEDAESTGGPAEEPRGFSNLNLATGDSRVGQQIGAVYGNLTVGPQRGDRK